Proteins encoded together in one Ferroglobus placidus DSM 10642 window:
- a CDS encoding OmpL47-type beta-barrel domain-containing protein, which translates to MRWDLYLLGLIFLIGLLFQPVTAQNYELSFDIKGYWYPTTAKLEIYVEDQLIKTFRATDFPRSGGRAPPIDPMHVVVDLGDAYGKRVKIRYVSLAGGGWILLDNVTVTKNGSQLKVAPWTINTNPPNSGIEAKKIFGREKRLVFIEVDSKRKSGSYAEFISQPITDAPELEIKPSFITFNPETPYDSPTSVSVSAKVRNVGSLEAENVKLELWINDKKVGETESFSVPSGGEVVKTLGVYDYRDGVVKVEVRVVSSEDVLEENNRAVRFLVPAYPYMLFSDVSEIPIVKYKDVEPYKSWRKLLIGRANSYLDDDLTYASYKGRKILALAFAYLLTGDEKYAEKAAEALLTAGKEVEDKTIYGGKEHIYLRAEKNALYYALAFDFLREYLYKTNKTQYHTIESKLAEIAKEIRWKVYIYHVYNSKESLPREGNLADPNNHMLVENPILVVVMSSLLGYNGEYLDYLNPYLSIRDAMKNLFFESITGAPYPAAMITHLPGGFTYQGQYRGQYAKTLAIGVMTYHKLFGDDLINDLARGIFDQPVWHSDPTGGEPNNKGLRSGGVAWHEQWITVDLYKGQDKLNHQWYINHVLMKKGLQAAGIFGDVNKAIFPGIFYDYTLPEDEPKWNGTYSYFSKANAKAIFRNGRDGNELWLKLYGHNHPIWSSATTSRTYHGAYSIWAYRAYLVVDRGDERGWKGTEVKQEGGFGFSSFIFNDTLVPSRWKQFGKLENPSLLTDYFISKDLESATVFTKIKKFRNVETKETLTLPEIKWNRTVIFPKDYFVILDELKAEKPYKFQMTIQYGGTEADTSKEPRVNYPVKGILKIGGKVVDWWNKEPFKAVTNFVSWTTESLTKVSSRTPLYTNTHWVELDTFIAPACEITYDLSGMQYGSRGDKSLDHLWHPFIKAEQIGKEVKYITVHYPRNLSKNEAVPSFRQLEVEGDGYAVEVLTEKYRDLIHIADGKVYYENVVSDAKIAFARFDSTNQLKYVYLEDFRKYTLGSKNLISSSREIPKALLKYEDGKAILTIEGDCEVTIWLSSTAGVKVKKNGKLFANWEIVDRNHIKIKNEGKASYEITYNNTDTTPPITSYSLSAKPSESGIFNTSVVVTFSRYDDSGVAYTNYSINSQSKWIRVDGSEPFEVVVDSEGTTKIYYYSVDVYGNREDVKSLAITIDRTPPSLENIKINRSSSLFVEIELNEPAKAFAEFGNEYTTNENYTTHHAFEFNAEKSGVLKVVIVDRAGNVNEFEKEISIAEKKPFFDVKAPAQVMQGDTLVIEVVTNLDGKLTIVFPAEWGMKDSITTISGNYTAEFTVPKVKGTFSIDVSLESSSGNFSKSLSITVLAPSEPWQRYDFNGDGKIDYMELTVALKDWINKEISDKEFINVLVKYSKTS; encoded by the coding sequence ATGAGATGGGACTTATACTTGTTGGGTTTAATATTCTTAATAGGACTGTTATTCCAACCAGTTACAGCTCAGAACTATGAATTATCTTTCGATATTAAAGGATACTGGTATCCGACGACCGCAAAGCTGGAAATTTATGTTGAAGATCAGCTAATAAAAACATTTAGAGCAACGGATTTTCCAAGAAGTGGAGGAAGAGCTCCACCGATAGACCCAATGCATGTTGTAGTTGATTTGGGGGATGCTTACGGAAAAAGGGTGAAGATAAGATACGTCAGCCTTGCTGGTGGTGGGTGGATTTTGCTTGATAACGTTACAGTGACCAAAAATGGCTCTCAACTTAAAGTTGCACCTTGGACGATAAACACAAACCCTCCGAACAGCGGAATTGAAGCGAAGAAGATATTTGGAAGGGAAAAAAGGCTTGTATTCATAGAGGTCGACAGTAAAAGAAAAAGTGGAAGTTACGCGGAGTTTATTTCTCAGCCCATAACCGATGCGCCAGAACTTGAGATAAAGCCTTCTTTCATAACATTCAATCCTGAAACACCTTACGACTCGCCAACATCAGTGAGCGTCTCGGCTAAAGTCAGAAACGTTGGAAGCTTGGAAGCTGAGAACGTAAAGCTTGAGCTGTGGATAAACGACAAAAAGGTTGGTGAAACTGAAAGCTTTTCTGTCCCTTCCGGAGGGGAGGTAGTCAAAACCCTCGGAGTGTACGATTACAGAGATGGAGTTGTTAAAGTGGAGGTCAGAGTTGTTTCTTCCGAAGATGTACTTGAGGAGAACAACAGAGCTGTGAGGTTTTTGGTTCCAGCCTATCCGTATATGCTCTTCAGCGATGTTTCGGAAATTCCAATAGTCAAGTACAAAGACGTGGAGCCTTACAAGAGCTGGAGGAAGTTGCTCATAGGAAGAGCAAACTCTTACCTTGATGACGATTTGACCTACGCTTCCTACAAAGGTAGAAAGATACTGGCACTCGCTTTTGCTTACTTATTGACTGGAGATGAAAAATACGCTGAAAAAGCAGCTGAAGCTCTTTTAACAGCTGGAAAGGAAGTGGAGGACAAGACTATTTACGGTGGTAAGGAGCACATATACCTCAGAGCTGAAAAGAACGCTTTGTACTACGCACTTGCTTTCGATTTCCTGAGAGAGTACCTCTACAAAACGAACAAAACCCAGTATCACACGATAGAAAGCAAACTTGCTGAAATTGCAAAGGAAATTAGGTGGAAAGTATACATTTACCACGTTTACAACTCGAAAGAATCTTTGCCAAGAGAAGGTAATTTAGCAGACCCCAATAACCACATGCTTGTTGAGAACCCTATACTTGTTGTTGTAATGTCCTCTCTGCTCGGGTATAACGGAGAGTATTTGGACTACCTCAACCCGTATCTATCTATCAGAGATGCTATGAAAAATCTCTTCTTCGAATCCATAACTGGAGCTCCTTATCCGGCTGCAATGATCACCCATTTGCCGGGAGGATTTACCTATCAAGGACAGTACAGAGGACAGTATGCGAAAACGCTTGCTATAGGAGTGATGACATATCATAAGCTATTCGGAGACGATTTGATCAACGACTTGGCAAGAGGGATTTTCGATCAGCCAGTGTGGCATTCAGACCCGACTGGAGGTGAACCGAACAATAAAGGTCTCAGATCTGGCGGAGTAGCTTGGCATGAACAATGGATAACGGTAGATCTGTATAAAGGGCAGGACAAACTCAACCACCAGTGGTATATAAACCACGTACTGATGAAAAAAGGATTGCAGGCTGCTGGGATATTTGGAGATGTGAACAAAGCGATATTTCCGGGAATTTTCTACGATTACACACTACCAGAAGATGAACCTAAGTGGAACGGAACGTATTCTTACTTCTCGAAAGCAAACGCTAAAGCGATTTTCAGAAATGGAAGGGACGGAAATGAGCTCTGGCTCAAATTATACGGACACAACCACCCCATCTGGAGCTCCGCCACAACGAGCAGAACATATCACGGAGCGTATTCAATATGGGCTTACAGAGCGTATCTCGTTGTTGACAGGGGTGATGAAAGAGGATGGAAAGGAACTGAAGTTAAACAGGAAGGTGGGTTCGGATTTTCGAGCTTTATATTCAACGACACCCTCGTTCCTTCGAGGTGGAAGCAGTTCGGTAAGCTTGAAAATCCCTCTCTGCTGACGGACTACTTCATTTCCAAAGACCTTGAATCGGCAACCGTCTTTACTAAGATCAAAAAGTTCAGGAACGTTGAAACTAAAGAAACCCTGACACTGCCGGAGATAAAGTGGAACAGAACCGTAATATTCCCGAAAGACTACTTTGTGATCCTTGATGAGCTGAAAGCTGAGAAGCCTTACAAATTCCAGATGACTATCCAATACGGTGGAACTGAGGCTGATACAAGCAAAGAGCCGAGGGTCAACTATCCAGTCAAAGGAATTCTTAAAATTGGTGGAAAGGTCGTGGACTGGTGGAACAAGGAACCTTTCAAAGCTGTAACGAACTTCGTCTCTTGGACAACTGAAAGCTTAACGAAAGTATCTTCCCGCACGCCACTCTACACAAACACCCACTGGGTTGAGCTTGACACTTTCATAGCCCCAGCTTGCGAAATTACCTACGATCTCTCAGGAATGCAATACGGTTCAAGAGGTGACAAATCGCTGGATCATCTCTGGCATCCGTTCATCAAAGCCGAGCAGATCGGAAAAGAAGTCAAATACATTACAGTGCACTACCCGAGAAACCTCAGCAAGAATGAAGCTGTCCCAAGCTTTAGGCAGCTTGAAGTTGAAGGAGACGGATATGCTGTGGAGGTCTTGACTGAAAAGTACAGAGACCTTATCCACATAGCAGATGGGAAAGTTTATTATGAAAATGTTGTGAGCGATGCTAAGATAGCTTTTGCGAGGTTCGATTCAACAAATCAGCTGAAGTACGTGTACCTTGAGGACTTCAGAAAATACACGTTGGGTTCTAAGAATTTAATCTCATCTTCCCGCGAAATTCCAAAAGCGTTACTTAAATACGAAGACGGTAAAGCAATCCTTACCATCGAAGGGGATTGCGAAGTTACAATCTGGCTGAGTAGTACTGCGGGAGTTAAAGTGAAAAAGAACGGTAAGTTGTTTGCAAACTGGGAAATTGTTGATAGAAATCACATTAAGATCAAAAACGAAGGTAAAGCAAGTTATGAGATAACTTACAACAACACTGACACAACTCCTCCAATCACGAGCTATTCTCTCTCAGCAAAACCTTCTGAATCTGGAATTTTCAACACGAGTGTAGTTGTAACCTTCTCCCGCTACGATGACAGCGGAGTGGCTTACACAAATTACTCTATAAACTCTCAAAGCAAATGGATAAGAGTTGATGGCAGCGAACCTTTCGAGGTTGTCGTTGACTCAGAAGGAACGACAAAAATATACTATTATTCAGTTGATGTTTACGGAAACAGAGAAGACGTGAAATCTCTGGCAATAACGATCGATCGTACGCCCCCGAGCTTGGAGAATATTAAAATTAATAGGAGTTCGTCTCTGTTCGTTGAAATTGAACTTAACGAGCCAGCGAAAGCTTTTGCAGAGTTCGGAAATGAATACACTACCAATGAGAACTATACAACTCATCACGCATTCGAGTTCAACGCCGAAAAATCCGGAGTGCTTAAAGTTGTGATCGTTGACAGAGCTGGAAACGTTAACGAATTCGAAAAAGAAATAAGTATAGCTGAGAAAAAACCTTTCTTCGATGTAAAAGCTCCCGCTCAAGTTATGCAGGGAGATACGCTAGTGATAGAAGTTGTGACGAACTTGGATGGAAAGCTTACAATTGTCTTTCCGGCTGAATGGGGCATGAAAGACTCTATTACCACCATTTCCGGAAACTACACGGCTGAGTTCACGGTTCCAAAGGTTAAAGGAACTTTCTCAATAGATGTAAGCTTGGAGAGCTCTTCAGGAAACTTCAGCAAATCGCTTAGCATTACAGTTCTCGCTCCCAGCGAACCCTGGCAAAGATACGATTTCAACGGAGATGGAAAAATAGATTACATGGAGTTGACTGTAGCTCTGAAAGACTGGATTAACAAAGAGATATCTGACAAAGAATTCATAAACGTGCTCGTAAAATACTCTAAAACTTCTTAA
- a CDS encoding enoyl-CoA hydratase/isomerase family protein, producing the protein MSVEVEVVDGVAILKMNSGKKNPINPELVEDLKRAVESVKSEASGIVLTSKDERFFSIGLDVPKLIDYDKQLFKEFIRSFNLLCLEIYTMPKPTVAAVNGHAIAGGCILALCCDYRFMVKEKALIGLNEIKLGLSVPYLPQRILQMIDERVARDVVYGGDFYSAEKALELGIIDGVFSKEELVEKSIEKVKSLNHPAEAFSAVKKNRTLKVKEECLALLEKDVETFTSLWFSEEGQKRLKEAMRSF; encoded by the coding sequence ATGAGCGTGGAAGTGGAAGTTGTGGATGGTGTGGCTATTCTCAAAATGAACAGCGGAAAAAAGAACCCTATAAATCCGGAGCTGGTAGAGGATTTGAAGAGAGCGGTGGAATCTGTTAAGAGCGAAGCAAGTGGAATCGTGCTAACGAGCAAGGACGAGAGGTTTTTCTCAATCGGATTGGACGTTCCAAAGCTTATCGACTACGACAAACAGCTGTTTAAAGAGTTTATTAGGAGCTTCAACCTTCTCTGTCTGGAGATATACACGATGCCGAAGCCGACGGTTGCAGCAGTAAACGGGCATGCAATAGCTGGAGGATGCATTCTCGCTCTCTGCTGCGACTACAGATTCATGGTTAAGGAGAAAGCTCTCATAGGATTGAACGAGATAAAGCTCGGACTTTCAGTGCCGTATCTTCCCCAGAGGATTCTCCAGATGATAGACGAGAGGGTCGCGAGGGACGTGGTTTACGGAGGAGACTTCTATTCAGCAGAAAAGGCGTTGGAGTTGGGAATAATAGACGGTGTTTTTTCGAAGGAAGAACTTGTGGAAAAGTCGATAGAAAAGGTAAAGAGTCTTAACCATCCGGCTGAAGCCTTTTCGGCTGTAAAGAAAAACAGAACGTTGAAAGTAAAAGAGGAGTGCTTGGCTTTGCTGGAAAAAGACGTGGAGACATTCACTTCCCTTTGGTTTAGCGAAGAGGGGCAGAAGAGGCTGAAAGAGGCTATGAGGAGCTTTTGA
- a CDS encoding type II toxin-antitoxin system VapC family toxin yields MEKVVADASVIVKWFVDEVYSKNARKLRDEYINGSVEIISPELMPYEVLNALKHKGLFNKEEIVTAARVITLYGFRLYPLTGKLAERTAEIAVENDLTIYDASYIALAEEQKAKLYTADEKLIEKAKFDFVMHIREFV; encoded by the coding sequence ATGGAAAAGGTCGTAGCTGACGCGAGCGTAATAGTGAAATGGTTTGTTGACGAGGTTTACTCGAAGAACGCGAGAAAATTACGAGATGAATACATAAACGGAAGCGTAGAGATTATCTCCCCGGAACTAATGCCCTACGAAGTTCTGAACGCTTTGAAGCATAAAGGACTGTTTAACAAAGAGGAAATCGTAACGGCTGCAAGAGTCATAACCCTCTACGGTTTCAGACTATACCCACTAACAGGAAAACTCGCGGAGAGAACGGCGGAAATTGCGGTTGAGAATGACTTAACGATTTACGACGCTTCCTACATAGCTCTGGCTGAAGAGCAAAAAGCCAAACTATATACGGCGGATGAAAAGTTAATTGAAAAAGCTAAATTTGACTTCGTAATGCATATTCGAGAGTTCGTTTAA
- a CDS encoding alkaline phosphatase family protein, producing MKRIVVVGIDGGSWNILKPMCDRNELKGLKKIIENGSWGFLESTLPPLTAPAWVSFYTGKNPGKHGIFDFVKLENGKMKLNRSKDVKGKAIYEVLSNYGIRSVIIALPLSFPPKIDFNGIMISDFLYPQKEVYPKGSIDLSNYSVYSDPNKSGEELIKDVIETTRSQVELGKKVFSEEDWQFFFILFRETDTILHNFWGEIKNGNSRLLEVFKLVDEFLAWVIERIEDDTTVFVVSDHGFSDYDYLVRINKIFHDKNLLEPKIVKKEETSILETHVKSAFGTEKRRLRIPKIFYKILLYSKTSTIAKKIYRLVFKGREVSYLVRVDYEKSKAYVLTPLSSTIYLKDSGDYDRTFHEVLRLLSILEYQGKKVVKKVFTKNDVYSGACLNDAPDFIVVTNGFILDSGIVGETFERFSQGGYHSLQGIFAAYGKNIKRGEVNAKIYDLFPTILYALDLPIPEDVDGRVLVEIFDEKKDVKHTSNKESEKIRKAISKLKKI from the coding sequence GAAACGAACTGAAGGGATTAAAGAAGATTATAGAAAACGGTTCTTGGGGATTTTTGGAGTCAACTCTTCCCCCCTTAACAGCTCCTGCTTGGGTATCCTTTTACACAGGTAAGAATCCCGGGAAGCATGGTATTTTCGATTTCGTTAAGCTGGAAAATGGAAAAATGAAGCTAAATCGATCGAAAGATGTTAAAGGTAAAGCAATCTACGAAGTTCTGTCGAATTACGGAATTAGAAGTGTGATAATTGCATTACCTTTGTCTTTTCCACCAAAAATTGATTTTAACGGAATAATGATTTCAGATTTTCTTTACCCTCAAAAAGAAGTTTATCCGAAAGGAAGCATTGATCTATCCAACTACTCAGTTTATTCAGACCCCAACAAGAGTGGCGAGGAGCTAATAAAGGACGTAATTGAAACAACCAGAAGCCAAGTGGAACTTGGGAAAAAAGTATTCTCTGAGGAAGATTGGCAATTCTTCTTCATCCTTTTTAGGGAAACGGACACGATCCTTCACAACTTTTGGGGGGAAATTAAGAATGGTAACAGCAGACTTTTGGAGGTGTTCAAGCTCGTTGATGAATTTTTAGCATGGGTAATTGAAAGAATCGAAGACGATACGACTGTTTTTGTCGTTTCAGATCACGGTTTTTCAGATTACGACTACCTTGTGAGAATTAACAAAATTTTCCACGATAAAAACCTTCTGGAGCCTAAAATTGTAAAGAAAGAAGAAACTTCCATTCTTGAAACTCATGTTAAATCTGCGTTTGGTACGGAAAAAAGAAGGTTAAGAATTCCAAAAATATTTTACAAGATACTTCTATATTCGAAGACGTCTACGATTGCTAAAAAGATCTACAGGCTTGTGTTTAAGGGAAGGGAAGTTAGCTATTTGGTAAGGGTCGATTATGAGAAATCCAAAGCTTATGTTCTTACACCACTTTCCTCAACTATTTACCTAAAAGACAGTGGAGATTACGATAGGACGTTCCATGAGGTCTTAAGGCTCTTGAGCATTCTCGAATACCAAGGGAAAAAGGTCGTTAAAAAAGTTTTTACAAAAAATGACGTTTACAGTGGAGCTTGTTTGAATGACGCTCCCGATTTCATAGTTGTAACGAACGGCTTTATCCTCGATTCCGGCATTGTGGGTGAAACTTTTGAACGCTTTTCACAGGGAGGCTATCACTCTCTTCAAGGTATTTTCGCTGCTTACGGGAAAAATATAAAGAGAGGTGAAGTTAATGCAAAAATTTACGATTTATTTCCGACGATTCTTTACGCTCTCGATTTACCGATTCCCGAAGATGTTGATGGGCGTGTGCTGGTGGAAATATTTGATGAGAAAAAAGATGTCAAGCACACTTCAAATAAAGAAAGTGAAAAAATAAGAAAAGCGATATCCAAGCTTAAGAAAATTTGA